The proteins below are encoded in one region of Winogradskyella helgolandensis:
- a CDS encoding endonuclease/exonuclease/phosphatase family protein: protein MKYLFLLCFAFSSRAFAQDFSIMSYNIKLDYPKEGENSWTNRKPFFINQLKFYEPDVLGVQEAMPNQMKDMDSLLVDYSYVGVGRDDGKDAGEYSALFYKTDKFNIIKSGTFWLSDTPQEVSMGWDAVCNRVCTYALFEDKISGKTFWVFNTHFDHIGKEARKNSAVVIIEKIKELNTKNYPVVLTGDFNMEPNHDSIKFIKTTLKDSKKIAKLTFGPEGTFNGFHFDKPVTRRIDFIFVSENVDVSKYAVLSDNWNLHYPSDHLPILVTLRL from the coding sequence ATGAAGTATTTATTTCTATTGTGTTTTGCTTTTTCGAGTCGTGCATTTGCTCAAGATTTTTCTATTATGAGCTATAACATTAAGCTAGATTATCCTAAGGAAGGAGAAAACAGCTGGACGAACAGAAAACCATTTTTCATTAACCAACTTAAGTTTTATGAACCCGATGTTTTAGGAGTTCAAGAAGCAATGCCAAATCAAATGAAAGACATGGATAGTCTTTTAGTAGATTATAGTTATGTTGGAGTTGGTCGTGATGACGGAAAAGATGCTGGTGAATATTCAGCACTATTTTACAAAACAGATAAATTCAATATTATAAAGTCGGGTACGTTTTGGCTATCTGATACACCTCAGGAGGTGTCCATGGGTTGGGATGCGGTTTGTAATAGAGTTTGTACTTATGCGTTATTTGAAGATAAAATTTCTGGTAAAACATTTTGGGTGTTTAATACCCATTTTGATCATATAGGAAAAGAAGCAAGAAAGAATAGTGCAGTAGTCATTATTGAAAAAATAAAAGAACTCAATACCAAGAATTATCCAGTTGTGTTAACTGGTGATTTTAATATGGAGCCCAATCACGACAGTATAAAATTTATAAAAACGACGTTGAAAGATTCCAAAAAGATTGCAAAACTCACTTTTGGGCCAGAAGGTACATTTAATGGTTTTCATTTTGATAAGCCTGTAACTAGGCGAATAGATTTTATTTTTGTTAGTGAAAATGTAGACGTTAGTAAATATGCTGTGTTAAGTGATAATTGGAATTTACATTATCCCTCTGACCATTTACCAATTTTAGTTACATTGCGATTGTAA
- a CDS encoding glycoside hydrolase family 2 TIM barrel-domain containing protein has translation MPRRITYKILVFYIVLGVAFLCETNGQSTTINSGWQFSDDKTTWQTVNIPHTWNQDDAFDDEPGYRRGLGYYQKKFFVSSEEKEDIHYLKFNAVNQEATVFVNGQEIGNHKGGYTAFNFNISEFINHDAYNVIEVTVDNSHNVDIPPLDADFTFYGGIYRDVELITLPKQHFSLEDFASDGFYINYPKVSADEARLEVTALLNNVASSKVQTELKFTLLDAEGHIVNSHIEKIKLQAERSEEFKIQLPEVKSPKLWSPENPYLYQLKLVLHDKDGKILDSKSTNIGFRWVSVDPDKGFYLNGKPIKLIGVNRHQDYEGYGNAVPMALQKKDIELIKDMGSNVIRFAHYPHARELYDLCDQLGILVWTEIPVINIVTDSEAYFETSTNMQKEHIKQYYNFPSVVMFGYMNEIFIRLVFNNKLTDQERQDLKKVSVKLATQLEDVTRELAPNHITVMAGHLNDVYNETGIADLPMIFGWNLYFGWYDKDIPDLGIFLDEQHKRYPKRSMLLSEYGPGADVRIFTKTPKKFDFSTDYQAKLHQSYYKQITERHYMTGMTAWNYADFGSEFRGDAIPHVNQKGLVQYNRTPKDIYYWYKSVLNDEEPFVHVATDFLKGLTLFENESYAIQIVSNQEKGIVYLNGKKQDDVQFENGVATIEMPFKNGINHIKLVSETISEEKTVKVLKLDALDFKNFKRFGINIGAHFYFNDEERDITFVPDQAYKNGWYGYLDGTPYGMTKDKNQGLPHDIKNSTSEPLFQTLLEGCSTYKVDIPDGIYKVDLFFVEPQIKSIENIYNLSKVKEDSNQKKRVFDVFMNATLIEKQFNIAIAYPQKYGVTLTSEVQIKNNEGLTISLQPIEGQPVISGILIEKIN, from the coding sequence ATGCCGCGCCGAATAACATATAAAATTTTAGTATTTTACATCGTATTGGGTGTGGCTTTTTTATGCGAAACTAATGGTCAGTCAACTACTATAAATTCTGGTTGGCAATTTTCAGATGATAAAACGACTTGGCAAACGGTAAACATTCCACATACTTGGAATCAAGATGATGCTTTTGATGATGAACCGGGTTACCGAAGAGGTTTGGGGTATTATCAAAAAAAGTTCTTTGTAAGTTCAGAAGAAAAAGAAGATATCCATTATTTAAAGTTTAATGCCGTAAACCAAGAAGCAACGGTCTTCGTTAATGGACAAGAAATAGGAAATCATAAAGGGGGTTACACAGCGTTCAATTTCAATATATCTGAATTCATAAATCATGATGCTTATAATGTAATTGAGGTTACGGTTGATAATTCTCATAATGTGGATATTCCACCTTTAGATGCTGACTTCACCTTTTACGGAGGCATTTATCGTGATGTGGAATTAATAACCTTACCAAAACAACATTTTAGTTTAGAGGATTTTGCTTCAGATGGATTTTATATCAACTATCCAAAAGTCTCAGCAGACGAAGCGCGTTTAGAAGTCACTGCGCTTCTAAACAATGTAGCTTCAAGTAAAGTACAAACAGAATTAAAATTTACGCTTTTAGATGCTGAAGGTCATATTGTAAATTCACATATAGAAAAGATTAAACTTCAAGCTGAAAGGTCTGAAGAATTCAAAATACAACTACCTGAAGTTAAAAGTCCAAAATTATGGTCGCCTGAAAATCCTTATTTATATCAACTTAAACTAGTTCTTCACGATAAGGATGGAAAAATTTTAGATTCAAAATCGACGAATATCGGATTCCGTTGGGTGTCTGTCGATCCTGATAAAGGCTTTTATTTAAACGGAAAACCAATTAAACTAATTGGAGTTAACCGTCATCAAGATTATGAAGGTTATGGAAACGCAGTACCAATGGCACTTCAAAAAAAGGATATTGAATTGATAAAAGACATGGGTTCAAACGTTATTCGTTTTGCACATTATCCGCATGCTCGCGAGTTATATGATTTATGTGATCAACTCGGTATTTTGGTTTGGACGGAAATTCCGGTGATAAATATAGTTACTGATTCTGAAGCGTACTTCGAGACGAGTACAAACATGCAAAAAGAACATATTAAACAATATTATAATTTTCCTTCTGTTGTGATGTTTGGTTATATGAATGAGATTTTTATTCGATTAGTTTTTAATAATAAACTAACAGATCAAGAACGTCAAGATTTAAAAAAAGTATCTGTAAAACTAGCGACACAACTCGAAGATGTTACTAGAGAATTAGCACCAAACCATATTACGGTTATGGCAGGTCATCTTAATGATGTATATAACGAAACTGGGATTGCAGATTTACCAATGATTTTTGGATGGAACTTATACTTTGGTTGGTATGATAAGGATATTCCAGATTTGGGAATTTTTCTAGATGAGCAACACAAGCGCTATCCAAAGCGTTCTATGCTATTGTCTGAGTACGGCCCTGGAGCGGATGTTAGGATCTTTACAAAAACACCGAAGAAGTTCGATTTTTCAACGGATTACCAAGCTAAATTACATCAGTCGTATTATAAGCAAATTACCGAACGTCATTACATGACGGGAATGACGGCGTGGAATTATGCGGATTTCGGTTCGGAGTTTAGAGGAGATGCCATTCCTCATGTCAATCAAAAAGGTTTGGTGCAATACAACAGAACACCAAAGGATATTTATTATTGGTACAAATCAGTTTTAAACGATGAAGAACCATTTGTTCATGTTGCAACGGATTTTTTAAAGGGTTTAACGCTGTTTGAAAATGAATCGTATGCAATTCAAATAGTTTCAAATCAGGAAAAAGGAATTGTTTATTTAAATGGCAAAAAGCAAGACGATGTACAGTTTGAGAATGGGGTAGCTACTATCGAAATGCCTTTTAAAAATGGCATAAACCATATTAAACTCGTTTCAGAAACGATTTCAGAAGAGAAAACAGTTAAGGTTTTAAAACTAGATGCTTTAGATTTTAAAAATTTTAAGCGTTTCGGAATTAATATAGGTGCTCATTTTTATTTTAATGATGAAGAAAGGGATATCACTTTTGTACCAGATCAAGCGTATAAAAATGGCTGGTATGGTTATTTAGATGGCACGCCTTATGGAATGACCAAAGATAAAAATCAAGGTTTGCCTCATGATATTAAAAATTCGACTTCAGAACCCTTGTTTCAAACGTTATTAGAAGGTTGTTCGACTTATAAAGTGGATATTCCAGATGGAATTTATAAGGTGGATTTATTTTTTGTTGAACCACAAATCAAATCAATTGAAAACATTTATAATCTATCAAAGGTTAAAGAAGATTCAAACCAAAAAAAACGTGTTTTTGATGTTTTTATGAATGCAACTTTGATAGAGAAACAATTCAATATAGCCATTGCTTATCCACAAAAATATGGGGTAACTTTAACGTCGGAGGTTCAAATAAAAAATAATGAAGGTTTAACTATTTCGCTACAACCTATTGAAGGACAACCTGTAATTAGCGGAATTTTAATTGAAAAAATTAATTAA
- a CDS encoding universal stress protein has translation MRQHILLPTDFSDNAMTAIQYTLKLYANEPCTFYFLHAWSFTNKTSRTYITSNFIDLKKEEAKQHLIDLKNKIETESTNPEHKFETVYSTEPLLNTIENTIKEFKISLVVMGTKGATGAKEFIFGSNTVNIINKIRLCPVLIIPDGYDFVKPEQIAFPTDFNRFYGDELDLLLQLTQLYNSKIRVLHINVKDNLTEKQNYNLAMLKAYLEDCPSCVDWKPNFGTKEQTITEFITEHDINILAMINYEHSFIENFLKEPVIQKIGFHTIIPFLVIPEFK, from the coding sequence ATGAGACAGCACATATTACTTCCAACAGATTTCTCAGATAACGCAATGACTGCCATACAATATACATTAAAATTGTATGCTAATGAGCCTTGTACATTTTACTTTTTACATGCGTGGTCTTTTACAAACAAAACCTCTAGAACATATATAACTTCAAATTTTATAGATCTAAAAAAAGAAGAAGCCAAGCAGCATCTTATTGACTTAAAAAACAAAATAGAGACAGAAAGTACAAATCCAGAACACAAATTTGAAACTGTTTATAGTACAGAACCGTTATTAAACACAATTGAAAACACCATTAAAGAATTCAAAATAAGCTTAGTTGTTATGGGGACCAAAGGTGCTACTGGCGCCAAAGAATTTATTTTTGGTAGTAACACTGTAAATATCATTAATAAAATAAGACTCTGCCCTGTTTTGATTATACCAGATGGTTATGACTTTGTAAAGCCAGAACAAATTGCATTTCCTACTGATTTTAATAGATTCTATGGTGATGAATTAGACCTATTATTGCAGTTAACGCAATTATATAATTCTAAAATAAGGGTGCTTCATATTAATGTAAAAGACAACTTAACCGAAAAGCAAAATTATAATTTAGCAATGCTAAAGGCCTATCTTGAAGATTGTCCTAGTTGTGTTGATTGGAAGCCCAATTTTGGAACAAAAGAACAAACCATCACTGAGTTTATTACTGAGCACGATATCAATATCTTAGCCATGATAAATTATGAACACAGTTTTATTGAAAATTTCTTGAAAGAACCTGTAATTCAGAAAATAGGATTTCATACTATAATTCCGTTTTTGGTAATTCCTGAATTTAAATAA
- a CDS encoding sugar porter family MFS transporter, which translates to MKKSAFLLLIAAVSALGGLLFGYDTGVINGAQFYLTEYFDLSDALKGWVVGSALLGCFVGAIVAGPLSIKIGRKWSLIISAIFFTVSAYGSGLPELFPQTVSMLVVFRIIGGLGIGVASMNAPMYIAEIAPSNIRGRMVTYYQLAIVIGFFVVFLATYFIGNDLSIEENIEFGWRRMFWSELIPSLLFLILLFIVPKSPRWLALKGNDADALTVLQKINGDEAAEKEMLNIKESLNETNDGVKVSYFSKAILAIIAIGTVLSVLQQFTGINAVLYYGADIFEKALGFGKEDVLAQQILLAFVNLVFTFVAMFTVDKFGRKPLLYIGSVGMIIGFLLLGVTLQQDSVGVLSLIGVLIFIASFALSMGPVVWVLLSEMFPNKIRSVAMSVAVAAQWAANYVVSQSFPIVMGSETNNSAPWNGSLPYYIFIAFILIIVYITYKFIPETKGKTLEEIEGFWK; encoded by the coding sequence ATGAAAAAAAGTGCTTTCTTATTATTAATTGCAGCAGTTTCCGCTTTGGGAGGCCTGCTTTTTGGATATGATACAGGCGTTATCAATGGTGCGCAATTTTACCTTACAGAATATTTTGACTTAAGTGATGCCTTAAAAGGATGGGTTGTTGGTAGTGCGCTTTTAGGCTGTTTTGTTGGTGCAATAGTTGCTGGTCCACTGAGTATTAAGATTGGAAGAAAATGGTCGTTGATTATTTCGGCAATTTTCTTTACGGTTTCTGCTTACGGATCGGGTTTACCAGAATTGTTTCCACAAACGGTTAGTATGTTGGTTGTTTTTAGGATTATCGGTGGTTTAGGTATTGGTGTAGCATCAATGAATGCGCCCATGTATATTGCTGAAATCGCACCTTCAAATATTAGAGGTCGTATGGTAACTTATTATCAATTGGCTATTGTAATTGGTTTTTTTGTGGTGTTCCTAGCAACTTATTTTATTGGTAATGATTTAAGTATTGAAGAGAATATTGAATTTGGTTGGAGACGAATGTTTTGGTCAGAATTAATTCCTAGTCTACTATTTTTAATATTGTTGTTCATCGTTCCTAAAAGTCCTAGGTGGTTGGCTTTAAAAGGGAATGATGCTGATGCTTTAACTGTTTTGCAGAAAATTAATGGTGATGAAGCTGCTGAAAAGGAGATGTTAAATATTAAGGAGTCATTAAATGAAACTAATGACGGAGTTAAAGTGAGTTACTTTTCTAAAGCTATTTTAGCGATTATTGCGATTGGAACTGTTCTTTCTGTATTACAACAATTTACGGGAATAAATGCGGTATTATACTATGGCGCAGATATTTTTGAAAAAGCCCTTGGTTTTGGAAAAGAAGATGTTCTTGCACAACAAATACTATTAGCCTTTGTGAATTTGGTATTCACATTTGTAGCGATGTTTACGGTAGATAAATTTGGCAGAAAACCTTTGCTATATATTGGCTCTGTTGGTATGATTATAGGCTTCTTACTTTTAGGAGTTACACTGCAACAAGATAGTGTAGGAGTATTATCTTTAATCGGAGTATTGATTTTTATTGCTTCCTTTGCTTTATCAATGGGACCAGTAGTGTGGGTTTTATTATCCGAAATGTTTCCAAACAAAATACGAAGCGTTGCTATGTCTGTAGCTGTAGCAGCTCAATGGGCTGCGAATTACGTAGTGTCACAATCATTCCCTATTGTAATGGGAAGTGAAACAAATAATAGTGCACCTTGGAATGGATCATTGCCTTATTATATATTTATAGCTTTTATTTTAATCATTGTATATATAACCTATAAGTTTATCCCAGAAACTAAAGGTAAAACCCTTGAAGAGATTGAAGGATTTTGGAAGTAA
- a CDS encoding sulfatase family protein: MRYVAMLVLSLLMLQSCKEDSKKLEDLKPVERPNIVYIMADDHAEQAISAYGHPISKLAPTPNIDRIATEGALFKNNFCTNSICGPSRAVVLTGKFSHVNGFRMNGNKFDGSQQTFPKLLQKAGYNTAVIGKWHLEGLPEGFDYWNILTDQGNYYNPDFIALNETSKVADTTRVQGYATDIITQDGIAYLNSVKDSDQPFMLMLQHKAPHRNWMPALRHANKYDDVEFPLPDTYFSNHEGSLASQKQLQTIYKDMYEGHDLKLTTSKGSSELAWNPWKSDFERMTAEQRKAWDSAYQDKNDAFHDANLSGKDLAKYKGQRYLQDYLATIASMDEGIGEVLDFLEANGLAENTIVVYTTDQGFYLGEKGWFDKRYMYEESLAMPLVIKYPGVIKPGTVIEDLTQNLDFAETFLDYANAEIPEDMQGKSLRPLLEKTFNGDDFRDAVYYHYYDYPAFHMVKKHYGIRTKRYKLIHFYDDIDTWELYDLEEDPKEIHNQIDNPDYDTIEAELRSRLKELQEEYKVKENEFKQAPKESVEHSFKQFERLRGQTGTSYNPQTDKDTKL, from the coding sequence ATGAGATATGTAGCTATGTTAGTATTGAGTCTTTTAATGTTGCAATCTTGTAAAGAAGACTCTAAAAAACTTGAGGATTTAAAGCCTGTAGAGCGACCAAATATCGTTTATATTATGGCAGATGACCATGCAGAACAGGCTATTAGCGCTTATGGTCATCCTATTAGTAAATTAGCACCAACACCAAATATTGATCGTATTGCCACAGAAGGTGCGCTGTTTAAAAATAACTTTTGTACCAATTCTATTTGCGGACCGAGTCGCGCTGTGGTTCTAACGGGTAAATTCAGTCATGTTAATGGGTTTAGAATGAATGGTAATAAGTTTGATGGCAGTCAGCAAACCTTTCCTAAACTATTGCAAAAAGCAGGTTATAATACAGCTGTTATTGGAAAATGGCATTTAGAAGGATTGCCAGAAGGGTTTGATTATTGGAATATTTTAACCGATCAAGGCAATTATTACAATCCTGATTTTATTGCTCTAAATGAAACTTCTAAAGTTGCAGATACAACAAGAGTACAAGGTTATGCCACGGATATTATTACACAAGATGGTATTGCGTATCTTAATTCGGTTAAGGATAGTGACCAACCGTTTATGTTAATGTTGCAGCATAAAGCACCACATAGAAATTGGATGCCAGCATTACGACACGCCAATAAATATGATGATGTGGAATTTCCTCTACCAGATACTTATTTTTCTAATCATGAAGGATCTTTAGCATCCCAAAAACAGCTTCAAACTATTTATAAAGATATGTATGAAGGTCACGATTTAAAACTGACGACATCTAAAGGTAGTTCAGAGTTAGCTTGGAACCCTTGGAAGTCGGATTTTGAACGTATGACTGCAGAACAGCGTAAAGCTTGGGATAGTGCCTATCAAGACAAAAATGATGCCTTCCATGATGCTAATTTATCGGGAAAAGATTTAGCAAAGTATAAAGGGCAGCGTTATTTGCAAGACTATCTAGCCACAATAGCCTCAATGGATGAAGGCATTGGTGAGGTTTTAGATTTTTTGGAAGCCAATGGATTAGCAGAAAACACCATTGTGGTGTATACCACGGATCAAGGTTTTTATTTGGGTGAAAAAGGTTGGTTTGATAAACGTTATATGTATGAAGAGTCGCTGGCGATGCCATTAGTTATCAAATATCCTGGCGTTATAAAACCAGGGACCGTTATTGAAGACTTAACTCAGAATCTCGATTTTGCAGAAACCTTTTTAGATTATGCGAATGCTGAAATTCCGGAAGATATGCAAGGCAAATCACTTCGTCCATTATTAGAAAAGACATTTAATGGTGATGATTTTAGAGATGCAGTTTATTATCATTATTACGATTATCCAGCGTTTCATATGGTGAAAAAACATTACGGAATTCGAACTAAACGCTATAAGTTAATCCATTTTTATGATGATATTGATACTTGGGAATTATACGATTTAGAGGAAGACCCTAAGGAAATTCATAATCAAATTGATAATCCAGATTATGATACCATTGAAGCAGAATTAAGATCACGACTTAAAGAACTTCAAGAAGAATACAAGGTTAAAGAAAATGAATTTAAGCAAGCACCAAAAGAAAGCGTAGAACATTCTTTCAAGCAGTTTGAAAGATTACGAGGTCAAACGGGAACATCGTACAATCCACAAACAGATAAAGACACTAAACTATAA
- a CDS encoding alpha/beta hydrolase, whose translation MKNIAILLVLLITSGLSAQNMETYIYSIKGQDTLRLDVFTPKNIKKSDSLPVLLWMHGGGFSGSHRAYPDDQNLVKYAAKEQNYIGVSISYRLLRKNTATGFGCDCTKDDKMETFKQAAIDYLDAAKFLVENAESLHIDASKIIAGGSSAGAEGILNAVFMKDYFVANKEAYNNVKFAGLFSCAGAVVDARYITEENAIPAVLYHGTEDQLVPFASASHHFCDPKKDGYIMLDGSKIISEKLQEFEASYYFNIVKGGGHEVARIPIEEMDKIFNFFERTVINDEVIQTKIIKTTEK comes from the coding sequence ATGAAAAATATAGCAATTTTACTAGTTTTATTGATTACGTCTGGGCTTTCTGCTCAAAATATGGAAACCTATATCTATTCCATTAAAGGACAAGATACCTTGCGACTAGATGTGTTTACTCCAAAAAATATTAAGAAGTCTGATTCACTTCCCGTATTACTTTGGATGCATGGTGGTGGATTTTCGGGTAGTCATCGTGCCTATCCAGATGATCAGAATTTGGTAAAGTATGCAGCTAAAGAACAAAACTACATAGGTGTTTCCATTAGCTACCGTTTGTTACGAAAAAATACGGCTACAGGTTTTGGGTGTGATTGCACTAAAGACGATAAAATGGAAACCTTTAAACAAGCGGCAATCGATTATTTAGATGCAGCAAAATTTTTGGTAGAAAATGCCGAATCCTTGCATATTGATGCTTCTAAAATTATAGCTGGTGGTAGTAGCGCTGGAGCAGAGGGCATACTAAATGCAGTTTTTATGAAGGATTATTTTGTGGCTAATAAAGAGGCTTATAATAATGTGAAATTTGCAGGCCTATTTTCTTGTGCGGGTGCTGTGGTTGATGCAAGATATATTACTGAAGAAAATGCAATTCCAGCCGTTTTATATCATGGAACAGAAGATCAATTAGTGCCTTTTGCTAGTGCGTCACATCATTTTTGTGATCCAAAAAAAGACGGTTATATTATGCTGGACGGTTCTAAAATTATAAGCGAAAAGCTTCAGGAATTTGAGGCATCCTACTATTTCAATATTGTAAAAGGTGGTGGTCATGAAGTTGCTCGAATTCCTATTGAGGAAATGGACAAAATCTTTAACTTTTTTGAACGAACTGTGATCAATGATGAGGTGATTCAAACTAAAATTATAAAAACTACAGAAAAATGA
- a CDS encoding family 43 glycosylhydrolase, which yields MKKLLYLFTIAFLFTCNTEKNQNSEESSNAKNKAEIKKGYDTYINPLDIDYTYMVYNSSQNKSYRSGADPAVIEFKGEYYMFVTRSFGYWHSTDLVDWNFIKPQQWFFEGSNAPTAFNYKDSLVYFAGDPAGYGSILYTDDPKSGKWTPSASISTNIQDSELFIDDDGETYLYWGSSNVYPLHVKMLNKDDRFLETGVKKELINLVEEEHGWERFGENNFHPTLKEGYMEGASMTKHNGKYYLQYAAPGTQFNVYADGVYIGDSPLGPFEYMKNNPMSFKPGGFTNGAGHGITVKQTNGQYWHVATMALASNAQWERRLCMFPTYFDEEGLMYTNTAYGDYPRFGSSHPTKAGHHNGWMLLSYEGNVKVSSSLMQIMKFTTGDDAVEVKELPVEIDSDGQITSKVLTDENPKTFWVAEANDNKQWITIEMQNAGHIQAFQLNFHDHESAIYTRVEGLKHQFTIEVSDDGENWQTVVDRSESETDTPNAYIVLDEAVKAKYVRYNNIKVPGANFAMSEFRVFGLGLGEKPDNVSGFKVNREEDRRDASFSWDVVEGAQGYNIRWGIAQDKLYHSWQVYDTTEHLMRCLDRDTPYYFTIEAYNENGISEPSDIIYVE from the coding sequence ATGAAAAAATTACTTTATCTCTTCACTATAGCATTTCTTTTTACTTGTAATACAGAGAAGAATCAGAATTCAGAAGAATCTTCAAATGCAAAGAACAAAGCAGAGATTAAAAAAGGCTATGATACCTATATTAATCCATTAGATATAGATTATACTTATATGGTTTACAATTCAAGCCAAAATAAGTCGTACCGTTCTGGTGCAGACCCTGCGGTTATTGAATTTAAAGGAGAATACTACATGTTTGTAACGCGTTCGTTTGGGTATTGGCATTCTACCGATTTAGTAGATTGGAATTTTATTAAGCCACAACAATGGTTTTTTGAAGGCAGTAATGCACCTACAGCTTTCAATTATAAGGATTCATTGGTTTACTTTGCTGGAGATCCTGCAGGTTACGGAAGTATTCTTTATACTGATGATCCTAAGAGCGGGAAATGGACACCAAGCGCATCCATATCTACCAACATTCAAGATTCAGAATTATTCATTGATGATGACGGCGAAACATATTTATATTGGGGTTCTTCTAATGTGTATCCGCTTCATGTAAAAATGCTAAATAAAGACGATCGTTTTCTAGAAACAGGTGTTAAAAAAGAACTGATTAATCTTGTTGAAGAAGAACACGGTTGGGAACGTTTTGGTGAAAATAACTTTCATCCCACTTTAAAGGAAGGCTATATGGAAGGGGCTTCTATGACCAAGCACAACGGAAAATATTATTTACAATATGCAGCGCCAGGCACACAATTTAATGTGTACGCAGATGGTGTTTATATTGGTGATTCACCACTTGGTCCTTTTGAGTATATGAAAAATAATCCGATGAGTTTTAAACCTGGTGGATTTACGAATGGAGCTGGTCATGGAATAACCGTGAAACAAACCAATGGGCAATATTGGCATGTAGCAACTATGGCGTTGGCGTCTAATGCGCAGTGGGAACGTCGTTTGTGTATGTTTCCAACTTATTTTGATGAGGAAGGTTTGATGTATACGAATACTGCCTATGGCGATTATCCGCGTTTTGGATCTAGTCACCCGACAAAAGCAGGACATCACAATGGTTGGATGTTGCTTTCTTATGAGGGTAATGTTAAAGTGTCGTCTTCGTTAATGCAGATTATGAAATTTACAACAGGTGATGATGCTGTTGAGGTTAAAGAGTTACCTGTGGAAATAGATTCAGATGGTCAAATTACATCAAAGGTGTTAACGGATGAAAATCCTAAAACATTTTGGGTTGCCGAAGCCAATGATAATAAGCAATGGATAACGATTGAAATGCAAAACGCTGGACATATTCAGGCGTTCCAACTTAATTTTCATGACCATGAATCTGCCATTTATACACGCGTTGAAGGTTTGAAACATCAATTTACAATTGAAGTATCAGACGATGGTGAAAACTGGCAAACTGTAGTCGATAGGAGTGAAAGTGAAACCGATACACCAAACGCTTACATTGTATTAGATGAAGCCGTAAAAGCCAAGTATGTACGTTATAACAATATAAAAGTACCAGGAGCCAACTTTGCAATGTCCGAGTTTAGAGTGTTTGGTTTAGGATTAGGTGAAAAGCCAGATAATGTTTCTGGATTTAAAGTGAATCGAGAAGAAGATCGCAGAGATGCCTCATTTTCTTGGGATGTTGTTGAAGGAGCTCAAGGTTATAACATACGTTGGGGAATTGCACAAGATAAGCTCTACCACTCTTGGCAAGTCTACGATACAACCGAGCATTTGATGCGTTGTTTAGATCGTGATACTCCTTATTATTTTACTATTGAAGCGTATAATGAAAACGGAATTTCTGAACCGAGTGACATTATTTATGTCGAATAA